The stretch of DNA TGTGTTTTGTTTGCAATTGCAtccctgtgttgtcatgtgttgctgccatgctatattgttgtcttaggtctctctttacgtagtgttgtgttgtctctcttgtcgtgatgtgtgtttttgtcctatatttaaaaatatatatattttaatcccaGCCSCcgcccccgcaggaggccttttgccttttggtaggccgtcattgtaaataagaatttgttcttaactgacttacctagttaaataaaggttaaatgaaaaaaacaaataaaaatcccTGTGATTGTCACATATTAATCACATACAATGGTTATTTCGCATCGTGGTACATTACTTCACTCATCATTCTCACCATTGTTTTGATTATAATTTACCGCAAGCCATTTGGATTATCTAAAAGCTCTTCACATAGTCCGCAATGCAAACTGTCAGATAGCATAGCATTGCATGTCACTAAACCccatacacagacagagagaacgtATTGAGTGATTgtggggtgggaggaggagggggagtagAAAACATGTTGGATTGATTTACAAATGAACTTCAAAATAAACCAGTGGCCTGTGAGTATGTTTGTGTCATCTCATGTGGAAGGGGTTGCTTGTACTTTGTGCAAGCAGCCTAAGCCAGGGCTCTGTGGCCTGAACACATGTCCCACACTGGGGCATGTAAGGTTGAGCAGGGGGGTAGGGGGTGGATGCTCACCATATGGGTTCATGTGGTCTCCGGGCATCTGTGGGGGAGTGAGGCCCTGTTGGAAGGGGTCTGTACTGTAGCCGTTCTGATCCATGGCAACCAGTTGCTGCTGGGGCGGGGCCAGTGGCGTGAAGGAGTTCATCATGCCCTCCATCCGATTGGACATCACCTCTGTAACACAGCCAACCACATGGAGAAAGACTTTACATGAAGACTCTTGTGTTCCTGGGAGGAATCATCAACTCTAAATCTAATACAGAAACTAGACCATGAGCACTGTCTCCATGGAAACCCTCTTTGCTCTGCTGTGGCCAAGGGAGATTCTCCCAGCATTGCCTTGAAGAAGGCAGCTCTTGACTCAGTCAGCGGTGAGTGGGATGCACACACAGCCCTTGTGGGTTTGAGACTGGAGCCCACCACCCTGCACTTTCCTTACAGTGGTGAGCCCTTGTGAAAAGATGTctgtcattcatttattttggGTTCCAGAAGTTTCCATCACATATGTCTGCTGTAATGCTTTCTTGTTTAAGTTAACTGTACTCAGTAGATTTTGTTATCTAAAATACATATGTCTCCTCACATATATCCTATCCAGTATTCACAATATGCACTTTTGGGCAACAGCATTTCAGGGCATACTGTATGCCTTTCCCTACAGAGTTTGACAAAATATTCTAGAGCTGTTGAGtaataaaatgtcaatgtaagcCTTGGGATTTCCACAGTAAAGAAAGGTAGCTGCTTTAGCTTGTACAGCTATATTTATGTACTGTGTGCAACATCTCTTAAATCGTGTATCTTCTGTCTGTGTATACTTTGTGTAGATTCTTCCTCCTCACTGTTATATATCTTGTGTTTTCTTACAATATTGTGAAACCAAATCCTTTCTCCATAGTGGATGTGTGTCTTTCAATTAAGCTTTCGTCTGTGCCTGGAACATATCATTACCACCATTTTATCTAAAATTCCAAATATAAATGATTGGTGAACATTTTACAACCGCTCTAGTGATTCTTCCTCGCGGTGTGGTACAGTGCCAAGGCATTATGTGCAATATTTCTTCATtttctctgtttttatttgtcttgAATTCTGAGAAGATTGCCTCTGAATACTTGTTGGTGTGGCTCTAACCCTGACAAACAGTTTGTATGACATCATTACAGGAGTGCAG from Salvelinus sp. IW2-2015 linkage group LG33, ASM291031v2, whole genome shotgun sequence encodes:
- the LOC111957382 gene encoding LIM/homeobox protein LMX-1.2; the encoded protein is MSNRMEGMMNSFTPLAPPQQQLVAMDQNGYSTDPFQQGLTPPQMPGDHMNPYGNDSIFHDIDSDTSLTSLSDCFMASSEMNMQARVGPIDRLYSMQNSYFAS